The Brassica oleracea var. oleracea cultivar TO1000 chromosome C6, BOL, whole genome shotgun sequence genomic interval CCTGTGTGAATTACATCCTAATATTTTCAATATATTGACTGGTCTATCAATCTATAGAAAGATATTATTGATATATATGTGATGTTATATATAGTAAGAAGATCATATAGTTCAAATTAAACCACATTACAATGTGATTTTTGGTTATTAAAAGTTTGCTAATGAGGAGTTGATATGCTGACATATCAATGCCAAATAGTTTATCCACGAATATTGAAATAATGTATGCTAGAACGGAATTTTATAGATTTGATAGATAAATATAATAAGCAAGTTATCAAACTATTGGTTATAGATTCCAGCTTGATTTTTTTTATATCTAATAATAATTCGTTGATAAATTTTCATTATACAGAACAAATACGGAAGTATATGTAACATGCGTGATAAATGTATCGCTGCATCTTGTATCGGTCTTTATGATCAGATTTTACTTGCGCTATACAGTCTTTACTTGCATGGGTGTGTATACGGAAACGAATGTATACCGAAAGTAAGTGGATGTATCAACGAGCATGGGAATTGGTACGTTAGCAATTTAAAATTACACCACACATACTCATATACATATACAATTAGTATGTTAACAGAATAAACTATTGATCTGCATAATAAAATAATAAAAACTTTCAAATATAATAGTATTGGAACTTCTATAGATGGGGGCCAAGTGCCAACCATTCCTGAAAACATAGGCCTGTCGGTTATATAATCTCATACACATGATATGCCAAGCATATTTATTGGTTTAAATAAGCTTTGATCTTAATCATTTTTAAAGAGTGCAAATTCATTTGGCAAAAAAAGCGTGCAAATTCAAGTTGATCTCAGTAACAAATATATGAATAAACTAAATTAGATTTGACGATAATAATAGAGAAGAATATGGAGGCACCGATGATCTCATGAATCTTCTTTGATATTTGTATATTGTTGTTTACGTATTACTTTATAGATAAACAATAAGATACGAGTCATGACCGATCATTGTGTTTTATGTCGGCGTCTTATTTTATAGTAAAAAAAGAAATCTGAAAAAGAAAAGGACACCAGTAGGAGAATAGTAACCTGGCATTACCTTATAGGTCCAAAAGAAATGAAAAATGTCTCTAAAGCATACTTAAAAATAGAACTTTGGATCTACGTAGTTATATAATGTGGAAATTCTATCGTATAGAAGTGTATCCATGTGGACTCTTTGTTTTTGACCTGGAAGATATTAGATGATCATCATAACGTCACTTGCTTCTCTACTTTGTTTAGACTTTAGATCAAGCTTCACTATTTTAATATGAAAACCTTTCTAAATATTTTTAAAAAGGTTTTTCATATTAAAATATTTATGTTTGGGGTGTTTCTCGATATTCCTAACTATATGCATAAAAATCAATAATAAAATAATTTCTACAGAAAATTATTAAGAGTAACAAAACAGTGGAACCAAATCAAAATCGTTAATAAAACAGAGTCAAATTAAAACCGTACCAAACTACTGATGTAATTTAAGATCTATCTTGTTGTAGATTGCTGGGGAAAAGATGCGTAGCATGGCTGTCAAGCGCTTGGGAACCAGATGCTAGTGAACATATCTCTTCCATCTTTGAGTTGAAGAGATTGATGAAGAGGAAAGCAGATAAATTATATCTCTTTCACACTGCGGTTATAAAAAAAAATAGAGGAAAGCAGATAAAATGTACGAATAAATTAGATCGTTTACTTTGAGGGTACATATATATTGGTTCTTGACAAAAGTGATATGCATTTATTTGCTGCAACTCAGGCCGAAATGTTTTAAGAGAGGTTAGCTTTTTTTTTTTTTTTTTTTCAAAGCTTTTTTTTTAGGGCTTTTTGCAAAAGTGACTCAAAACTTGAAGTCAAACAGAAAACTAACCTTTTCTTTTGACTCCTTTTTTTTGAGATTTTAACCCCACACCTGCATTTTATCTACGAAAATGCCATTAACATTTTTTTTTTCTTTTTTTCGAAAATGGCTTCTTTACTGTCTCAACCTCATCTTCTTCAAGTATTTACAATATTGCCACTGCAATGAATAGTGGCAACAACCTTGTACGAACTGTTTGGAGCTTTTAATGCCCTTTAATGCACGTAAATCTCTTTACACTCTCTCTGTTTCAATTGTTATGAACTAAAAACAACATTTCTTTCACTTTCTCTCTATATTCATCCAAAAAACTCAAGCTTTTGATTCAAAATATGGGCTATGGTTGACAGAGCCATATTTCTTTCGTTTTGACTTACGGTTGCTTTCGTTTGAGGTTCTGGGTGGTTGGAGAAGACCCTGTGTGCAAACGAAGTCATCTCACCTAGTTTAAGGTACGAATTTGAATTTTTTTTCAAGATCTGTTCGCGTAGAAGACTTACTAGTAAGTCATCTGTATGTAGAAGACTTACTGATGAGTCTTCTGGTCAAACGGAAGACTTAAATTAAGTCGTCCAGCTTTGTTTGTTAAAAAAAAACACTCCAGACGACTTATATATACGTCGTCTACGAGAAACGGGCTAGTTTTGCATTTGACCGAATCGTGTCAGATCTTTGACTATTTCTGGACGACTTATAATTCAGTCGTCTCTGGGAAAGTTAAAATTTCAATATTTTATGAAAACTTGACGACTTACGTGTAAGTCGTCCTAGGTTAGTTTTGTAATTGAAAAATAAAACTTCATAATTTAACTTTAACCAGACGACTTAATATAAAGTCGTCCCTCCAGAAGACTTAATTTAAAGTCGTCCGGGGAAAGCAAAGTCGTCCAGAATTTTTCCCAATTTTCTGGTCAAACCTTGCTTATCCCGGACGACCTTAAATTAAGTCGTTTAGCTGGACGACTTTATATTAAGTCGTCTGGTTAAAGTTAAATTATGAAGTTTTATTTTTCAATTACAAAACTAACCTAGGACGACTTACACGTAAGTCGTCAAGTTTTCATAAAATATTGAAATTTTAACTTTCCCAGAGACGACTGAATTATAAGTCGTCCAGAAATAGTCAAAGATCTGACACGATTCGGTCAAATGCAAAACTAGCCCGTTTCTCATAGACGACGTATATATAAGTCGTCTGAAGTGTTTTTTTTTAACAAACAAAGCTGGACGACTTAATTTAAGTCGTCCGTTTGACCAGAAGACTCATCAGTAAGTCTTCTACATACAGATGACTTACTAGTAAGTCTTCTACGCGAACAGATCTTGAAAAAAAATTCAAATTCGTACCTTAAACTAGGTGAGATGACTTCGTTTGCACACAAGGTCTTCTCCAACCACCCAGAACCTCAAACGAAAGCAACCGTAAGTAAAAACGAAAGAAATATGGCTCTGTCAACCATAGCCCATATTTTGAATCAAAAGCTTGAGTTTTTTGGATGAATATAGAGAGAAAGTGAAAGAAATGTTGTTTTTAGTTCATAACAATTGAAACAGAGAGAGTGTAAAGAGATTTACGTGCATTAAAGGGCAATAAAAGCTCCAAACAGTTCGTACAAGGTTGTTGCCACTATTCATTGCAGTGGCAATATTGTAAATACTTGAAAAAGATGAGGTTGAGACAGTAAAGAAGCNNNNNNNNNNNNNNNNNNNNNNNNNNNNNNNNNNNNNNNNNNNNNNNNNNNNNNNNNNNNNNNNNNNNNNNNNNNNNNNNNNNNNNNNNNNNNNNNNNNNNNNNNNNNNNNNNNNNNNNNNNNNNNNNNNNNNNNNNNNNNNNNNNNNNNNNNNNNNNNNNNNNNNNNNNNNNNNNNNNNNNNNNNNNNNNNNNNNNNNNNNNNNNNNNNNNNNNNNNNNNNNNNNNNNNNNNNNNNNNNNNNNNNNNNNNNNNNNNNNNNNNNNNNNNNNNNNNNNNNNNNNNNNNNNNNNNNNNNNNNNNNNNNNNNNNNNNNNNNNNNNNNNNNNNNNNNNNNNNNNNNNNNNNNNNNNNNNNNNNNNNNNNNNNNNNNNNNNNNNNNNNNNNNNNNNNNNNNNNNNNNNNNNNNNNNNNNNNNNNNNNNNNNNNNNNNNNNNNNNNNNNNNNNNNNNNNNNNNNNNNNNNNNNNNNNNNNNNNNNNNNNNNNNNNNNNNNNNNNNNNNNNNNNNNNNNNNNNNNNNNNNNNNNNNNNNNNNNNNNNNNNNNNNNNNNNNNNNNNNNNNNNNNNNNNNNNNNNNNNNNNNNNNNNNNNNNNNNNNNNNNNNNNNNNNNNNNNNNNNNNNNNNNNNNNNNNNNNNNNNNNNNNNNNNNNNNNNNNNNNNNNNNNNNNNNNNNNNNNNNNNNNNNNNNNNNNNNNNNNNNNNNNNNNNNNNNNNNNNNNNNNNNNNNNNNNNNNNNNNNNNNNNNNNNNNNNNNNNNNNNNNNNNNNNNNNNNNNNNNNNNNNNNNNNNNNNNNNNNNNNNNNNNNNNNNNNNNNNNNNNNNNNNNNNNNNNNNNNNNNNNNNNNNNNNNNNNNNNNNNNNNNNNNNNNNNNNNNNNNNNNNNNNNNNNNNNNNNNNNNNNNNNNNNNNNNNNNNNNNNNNNNNNNNNNNNNNNNNNNNNNNNNNNNNNNNNNNNNNNNNNNNNNNNNNNNNNNNNNNNNNNNNNNNNNNNNNNNNNNNNNNNNNNNNNNNNNNNNNNNNNNNNNNNNNNNNNNNNNNNNNNNNNNNNNNNNNNNNNNNNNNNNNNNNNNNNNNNNNNNNNNNNNNNNNNNNNNNNNNNNNNNNNNNNNNNNNNNNNNNNNNNNNNNNNNNNNNNNNNNNNNNNNNNNNNNNNNNNNNNNNNNNNNNNNNNNNNNNNNNNNNNNNNNNNNNNNNNNNNNNNNNNNNNNNNNNNNNNNNNNNNNNNNNNNNNNNNNNNNNNNNNNNNNNNNNNNNNNNNNNNNNNNNNNNNNNNNNNNNNNNNNNNNNNNNNNNNNNNNNNNNNNNNNNNNNNNNNNNNNNNNNNNNNNNNNNNNNNNNNNNNNNNNNNNNNNNNNNNNNNNNNNNNNNNNNNNNNNNNNNNNNNNNNNNNNNNNNNNNNNNNNNNNNNNNNNNNNNNNNNNNNNNNNNNNNNNNNNNNNNNNNNNNNNNNNNNNNNNNNNNNNNNNNNNNNNNNNNNNNNNNNNNNNNNNNNNNNNNNNNNNNNNNNNNNNNNNNNNNNNNNNNNNNNNNNNNNNNNNNNNNNNNNNNNNNNNNNNNNNNNNNNNNNNNNNNNNNNNNNNNNNNNNNNNNNNNNNNNNNNNNNNNNNNNNNNNNNNNNNNNNNNNNNNNNNNNNNNNNNNNNNNNNNNNNNNNNNNNNNNNNNNNNNNNNNNNNNNNNNNNNNNNNNNNNNNNNNNNNNNNNNNNNNNNNNNNNNNNNNNNNNNNNNNNNNNNNNNNNNNNNNNNNNNNNNNNNNNNNNNNNNNNNNNNNNNNNNNNNNNNNNNNNNNNNNNNNNNNNNNNNNNNNNNNNNNNNNNNNNNNNNNNNNNNNNNNNNNNNNNNNNNNNNNNNNNNNNNNNNNNNNNNNNNNNNNNNNNNNNNNNNNNNNNNNNNNNNNNNNNNNNNNNNNNNNNNNNNNNNNNNNNNNNNNNNNNNNNNNNNNNNNNNNNNNNNNNNNNNNNNNNNNNNNNNNNNNNNNNNNNNNNNNNNNNNNNNNNNNNNNNNNNNNNNNNNNNNNNNNNNNNNNNNNNNNNNNNNNNNNNNNNNNNNNNNNNNNNNNNNNNNNNNNNNNNNNNNNNNNNNNNNNNNNNNNNNNNNNNNNNNNNNNNNNNNNNNNNNNNNNNNNNNNNNNNNNNNNNNNNNNNNNNNNNNNNNNNNNNNNNNNNNNNNNNNNNNNNNNNNNNNNNNNNNNNNNNNNNNNNNNNNNNNNNNNNNNNNNNNNNNNNNNNNNNNNNNNNNNNNNNNNNNNNNNNNNNNNNNNNNNNNNNNNNNNNNNNNNNNNNNNNNNNNNNNNNNNNNNNNNNNNNNNNNNNNNNNNNNNNNNNNNNNNNNNNNNNNNNNNNNNNNNNNNNNNNNNNNNNNNNNNNNNNNNNNNNNNNNNNNNNNNNNNNNNNNNNNNNNNNNNNNNNNNNNNNNNNNNNNNNNNNNNNNNNNNNNNNNNNNNNNNNNNNNNNNNNNNNNNNNNNNNNNNNNNNNNNNNNNNNNNNNNNNNNNNNNNNNNNNNNNNNNNNNNNNNNNNNNNNNNNNNNNNNNNNNNNNNNNNNNNNNNNNNNNNNNNNNNNNNNNNNNNNNNNNNNNNNNNNNNNNNNNNNNNNNNNNNNNNNNNNNNNNNNNNNNNNNNNNNNNNNNNNNNNNNNNNNNNNNNNNNNNNNNNNNNNNNNNNNNNNNNNNNNNNNNNNNNNNNNNNNNNNNNNNNNNNNNNNNNNNNNNNNNNNNNNNNNNNNNNNNNNNNNNNNNNNNNNNNNNNNNNNNNNNNNNNNNNNNNNNNNNNNNNNNNNNNNNNNNNNNNNNNNNNNNNNNNNNNNNNNNNNNNNNNNNNNNNNNNNNNNNNNNNNNNNNNNNNNNNNNNNNNNNNNNNNNNNNNNNNNNNNNNNNNNNNNNNNNNNNNNNNNNNNNNNNNNNNNNNNNNNNNNNNNNNNNNNNNNNNNNNNNNNNNNNNNNNNNNNNNNNNNNNNNNNNNNNNNNNNNNNNNNNNNNNNNNNNNNNNNNNNNNNNNNNNNNNNNNNNNNNNNNNNNNNNNNNNNNNNNNNNNNNNNNNNNNNNNNNNNNNNNNNNNNNNNNNNNNNNNNNNNNNNNNNNNNNNNNNNNNNNNNNNNNNNNNNNNNNNNNNNNNNNNNNNNNNNNNNNNNNNNNNNNNNNNNNNNNNNNNNNNNNNNNNNNNNNNNNNNNNNNNNNNNNNNNNNNNNNNNNNNNNNNNNNNNNNNNNNNNNNNNNNNNNNNNNNNNNNNNNNNNNNNNNNNNNNNNNNNNNNNNNNNNNNNNNNNNNNNNNNNNNNNNNNNNNNNNNNNNNNNNNNNNNNNNNNNNNNNNNNNNNNNNNNNNNNNNNNNNNNNNNNNNNNNNNNNNNNNNNNNNNNNNNNNNNNNNNNNNNNNNNNNNNNNNNNNNNNNNNNNNNNNNNNNNNNNNNNNNNNNNNNNNNNNNNNNNNNNNNNNNNNNNNNNNNNNNNNNNNNNNNNNNNNNNNNNNNNNNNNNNNNNNNNNNNNNNNNNNNNNNNNNNNNNNNNNNNNNNNNNNNNNNNNNNNNNNNNNNNNNNNNNNNNNNNNNNNNNNNNNNNNNNNNNNNNNNNNNNNNNNNNNNNNNNNNNNNNNNNNNNNNNNNNNNNNNNNNNNNNNNNNNNNNNNNNNNNNNNNNNNNNNNNNNNNNNNNNNNNNNNNNNNNNNNNNNNNNNNNNNNNNNNNNNNNNNNNNNNNNNNNNNNNNNNNNNNNNNNNNNNNNNNNNNNNNNNNNNNNNNNNNNNNNNNNNNNNNNNNNNNNNNNNNNNNNNNNNNNNNNNNNNNNNNNNNNNNNNNNNNNNNNNNNNNNNNNNNNNNNNNNNNNNNNNNNNNNNNNNNNNNNNNNNNNNNNNNNNNNNNNNNNNNNNNNNNNNNNNNNNNNNNNNNNNNNNNNNNNNNNNNNNNNNNNNNNNNNNNNNNNNNNNNNNNNNNNNNNNNNNNNNNNNNNNNNNNNNNNNNNNNNNNNNNNNNNNNNNNNNNNNNNNNNNNNNNNNNNNNNNNNNNNNNNNNNNNNNNNNNNNNNNNNNNNNNNNNNNNNNNNNNNNNNNNNNNNNNNNNNNNNNNNNNNNNNNNNNNNNNNNNNNNNNNNNNNNNNNNNNNNNNNNNNNNNNNNNNNNNNNNNNNNNNNNNNNNNNNNNNNNNNNNNNNNNNNNNNNNNNNNNNNNNNNNNNNNNNNNNNNNNNNNNNNNNNNNNNNNNNNNNNNNNNNNNNNNNNNNNNNNNNNNNNNNNNNNNNNNNNNNNNNNNNNNNNNNNNNNNNNNNNNNNNNNNNNNNNNNNNNNNNNNNNNNNNNNNNNNNNNNNNNNNNNNNNNNNNNNNNNNNNNNNNNNNNNNNNNNNNNNNNNNNNNNNNNNNNNNNNNNNNNNNNNNNNNNNNNNNNNNNNNNNNNNNNNNNNNNNNNNNNNNNNNNNNNNNNNNNNNNNNNNNNNNNNNNNNNNNNNNNNNNNNNNNNNNNNNNNNNNNNNNNNNNNNNNNNNNNNNNNNNNNNNNNNNNNNNNNNNNNNNNNNNNNNNNNNNNNNNNNNNNNNNNNNNNNNNNNNNNNNNNNNNNNNNNNNNNNNNNNNNNNNNNNNNNNNNNNNNNNNNNNNNNNNNNNNNNNNNNNNNNNNNNNNNNNNNNNNNNNNNNNNNNNNNNNNNNNNNNNNNNNNNNNNNNNNNNNNNNNNNNNNNNNNNNNNNNNNNNNNNNNNNNNNNNNNNNNNNNNNNNNNNNNNNNNNNNNNNNNNNNNNNNNNNNNNNNNNNNNNNNNNNNNNNNNNNNNNNNNNNNNNNNNNNNNNNNNNNNNNNNNNNNNNNNNNNNNNNNNNNNNNNNNNNNNNNNNNNNNNNNNNNNNNNNNNNNNNNNNNNNNNNNNNNNNNNNNNNNNNNNNNNNNNNNNNNNNNNNNNNNNNNNNNNNNNNNNNNNNNNNNNNNNNNNNNNNNNNNNNNNNNNNNNNNNNNNNNNNNNNNNNNNNNNNNNNNNNNNNNNNNNNNNNNNNNNNNNNNNNNNNNNNNNNNNNNNNNNNNNNNNNNNNNNNNNNNNNNNNNNNNNNNNNNNNNNNNNNNNNNNNNNNNNNNNNNNNNNNNNNNNNNNNNNNNNNNNNNNNNNNNNNNNNNNNNNNNNNNNNNNNNNNNNNNNNNNNNNNNNNNNNNNNNNNNNNNNNNNNNNNNNNNNNNNNNNNNNNNNNNNNNNNNNNNNNNNNNNNNNNNNNNNNNNNNNNNNNNNNNNNNNNNNNNNNNNNNNNNNNNNNNNNNNNNNNNNNNNNNNNNNNNNNNNNNNNNNNNNNNNNNNNNNNNNNNNNNNNNNNNNNNNNNNNNNNNNNNNNNNNNNNNNNNNNNNNNNNNNNNNNNNNNNNNNNNNNNNNNNNNNNNNNNNNNNNNNNNNNNNNNNNNNNNNNNNNNNNNNNNNNNNNNNNNNNNNNNNNNNNNNNNNNNNNNNNNNNNNNNNNNNNNNNNNNNNNNNNNNNNNNNNNNNNNNNNNNNNNNNNNNNNNNNNNNNNNNNNNNNNNNNNNNNNNNNNNNNNNNNNAAACAAAAAAAATAAAAATCACCTTATATATTGGGTAAATAATCCGGTTAGCTTTAAAATTACATTGGTAAACTTTAAGGTTTGGTCCGGTTTAGACGACTTATTCTGGCTGATAATGTACAACAGACGACTTAATATTTAGTCGTCTGTTTTCAGACGACAAAATATTAAGTCGTCCTAGACCCTAAAATGAACTCCTAAACTAAAATGACTAGATTAACTAACTAACCACGTTATAAAATCAAATTATACTTAAATAGTGTTTACTATACACAGAAATGAACACGCATAAGTAATTTTAAAAATTTTCAAAAACGGTTTTAATGCTTTCCAAAATCTAACCCTAAGAACACATACAATACTACAACATATGTTGATGAAACATAAACTAAAGAATATCATGACTCACTACTTTCACTCATCTATGCTGAAAACAATTGAAATTTGTTATATCTTAATTTATACCTCCTAAGACATATGTTAATTACATAATTCCCATTTTTCACTTATCAAAATATTTTTTACAAAATATTTAAATTATGTTTAAGACTAACTGTCTAGACGACTTTCAGTTAAGTCGTCTGGACGACTTATTTTCAAGTCGTCTAAACAGACGACTTGCGAGGAGTAGAAACGTAAAAAAAATTCCGTTTTTTTGTTTGGTCACAAGGGGATAGTTGTAATTTCAATAGCCTTTTAGGTTACTTTTGCCTTTGACCCAAGTTGGAATATTGTTTTGGGTTTGACTCCAAGTTTTGAGTCACACTTGGCAATTCTCCCTTTCTTTTATCATTTCCATGCGTTGTTGAAATATATATGGTGTTCTGTATTTGCTCAGGCCCAAATTGCATGATACTTCCTCCATCCCCCATTGATTGATATGGGCTAGATAGAAACATGGGGTTCATAAAGCCCAAGTATTAAATGAAGCTAAGAAAGCGGTAAAGTATAGTTTGGACGGACATTTTGACGCATAATCTCAACTCATATTCCCTCATTTAACTTTCTTAAAGGTATTTGATAAATCACTTCAAACTTATACACCAGATAAATCAAATATAATTAATTTTTATGTCTTAACTCTGGAGTTAAAAATATACTAAAGTTACTGAGTAGAAACTGGAGTCACTCTCAAGTAATATTCTTATAAATGTGTTTAGAAATAAACAATTGTCGGGGAAGGGTGAGTTTTCGGTGCCTCATTGCTCGAGGCCGTGCAAACATGATTTGTTTTTGTTTCCCTCATTTTGCTTAGAAGTAAAAATAAGAAAAACAAAAAAAAGGAGTGGTCATAAAAGTCCAAGGTAAAAGCTGGACTCCATTCAACTTCTACACTGTGAGAAAGGAGAGAAGAAAAATAAATAGGCGAAAGCTTTGGACATTAAGGAAGACACTGGAGAGTAGTAATAATGCCTTCTCATTCTGGAGATGACAATGTTCTTCAAGTTCTCATCAAGAACTTCGATGTTCTTGCTCTGTATGTCTCTTTCCATCTCTCTCTTCTTTACAGATCCTTATCTTGTTTTCTTTTTAATTTGTTAATTAGATCGTGTACCTTGTTTCCTTTTTTTCGTATTTCTACTGAGTTCAACTACATTGTCTATGTTCTTGATTCCAGTTTTGAAAGAGAAACCATCTTCAGATTTCTAACTGATTTATAGAGTTTAATTTTGTGTTTTAATTTTATTTGAAAGTTGAAACTTGCTACTTTTTTTTGCTTCTACAGTCCATTGGTTGCTCTCGTCTACCCTCTGTAAGTGAAATCTCTCTCCGTATAATTTGTGTGTGTTAATTAATTGGGGGTAATTAAAAGATTAAATTGATAGCAGAACTCACTTTAAAGCTAATTTTATGTGTTAGTTGGGGTAAATAAAAGATTAAATTGATAGCAAAACTTACTTTCAGGCCTAATCTTTCATTCACATTGATATGAACATTGGAAAATTTAAGGGAAAAAGATGCAAAAACTAAACCTTTGAAAACTAAAATATGTCAATAAAGATTAAAGAAGATTAGTCTTTTCTCAGATGCACGTATTTCCACACAAACCCACTTATAATCCAAGACACGAGGCGTCATGCTTTTGGAGTATTCATGTAGTTATTATATTTAAATAACTAATTATGGTTACAAAAAATGAATAGATATGCATCAGTGAAAGCAATAGAGACAAAATCATTAGCAGAAGACGAGCAATGGCTCACCTATTGGGTTCTCTACGCAATCATCTCCCTCTTCGAACTCATTTTCTCCAAACTCCTCGAATGGTTAGTTCTGTAACGTTACTACTATTTTTATGCTAGTGCACACCATTTAGTTTAGGCTTACAAGCTTTGGTCATATAATAAATAATCAAATCTCTTTTTTCTAATAAGGTTCCCGATATGGCCGTTCTTGAAGCTGGTGGGGATATGCTGGCTAGTGCTACCACAGTTTAATGGAGCAGAACACGTCTACAGACATTTCATCAGGCCATTCTACATGAATCCTCAAAGAGCTTCCACCAATATTTGGTACGTTCCTCAGAAGAAGTTCAACTTCTTTCCCAAACGTGACGACGACGATATCCTCACTGCTGCCGAGAAATACATGGAAAAACACGGCACCGACGCATTTGAGCGAATGATCGTCAGGGTAAATTCAAAATCATTTACATATATATTAACATGTGTATGGGTTGGTTGTT includes:
- the LOC106298442 gene encoding HVA22-like protein c isoform X2 yields the protein MPSHSGDDNVLQVLIKNFDVLALYASVKAIETKSLAEDEQWLTYWVLYAIISLFELIFSKLLEWFPIWPFLKLVGICWLVLPQFNGAEHVYRHFIRPFYMNPQRASTNIWYVPQKKFNFFPKRDDDDILTAAEKYMEKHGTDAFERMIVRKDSYERGRRGGGGGSNNYMIFDDDYRY
- the LOC106298442 gene encoding HVA22-like protein c isoform X1, which codes for MPSHSGDDNVLQVLIKNFDVLALPLVALVYPLYASVKAIETKSLAEDEQWLTYWVLYAIISLFELIFSKLLEWFPIWPFLKLVGICWLVLPQFNGAEHVYRHFIRPFYMNPQRASTNIWYVPQKKFNFFPKRDDDDILTAAEKYMEKHGTDAFERMIVRKDSYERGRRGGGGGSNNYMIFDDDYRY